A region from the Falco rusticolus isolate bFalRus1 chromosome 4, bFalRus1.pri, whole genome shotgun sequence genome encodes:
- the FERD3L gene encoding fer3-like protein, translating into MSASLFPAHQRPGLLDELHGRAPQVPCPEGLLGASVLDFVADFSLGTPQAPPRARPGLGLCEVTSGPAFGDRALSLREGMARGLPLTAFGDGDPEDEEEEERMRCASLLDRPRRKRVITYAQRQAANIRERKRMFNLNEAFDQLRKKVPTFAYEKRLSRIETLRLAIVYISFMTELLGGCGGQEAS; encoded by the coding sequence ATGTCAGCCAGCCTCTTTCCAGCCCACCAGCGCCCGGGGCTGCTGGATGAGCTGCACGGCAGAGCCCCGCAAGTGCCCTGCCCGGAGGGGCTGCTGGGCGCCTCGGTGCTGGATTTTGTAGCCGACTTCTCCCTGGGCACCCCCCAGGCTCCCCCCAGGGCCAGGCCGGGCCTGGGGCTCTGCGAAGTCACCTCCGGGCCTGCCTTCGGGGACAGAGCCCTGTCGCTCCGGGAGGGGAtggcccgggggctgcccctgACTGCCTTCGGAGATGGAGATCCCGAAGacgaagaggaggaggagaggatgcGCTGCGCTTCCCTCCTGGACAGGCCCAGGAGAAAGCGGGTTATCACCTACGCCCAGCGCCAGGCTGCCAACATACGGGAGAGGAAAAGGATGTTCAACCTCAACGAAGCGTTTGatcagctgaggaagaaggtGCCCACCTTCGCCTACGAGAAGAGGCTCTCCCGGATAGAGACGTTGCGCCTGGCCATAGTGTACATCTCCTTCATGACTGAGCTCCTGGGCGGCTGCGGCGGGCAGGAGGCGAGCTAG